Proteins from a single region of Allocatelliglobosispora scoriae:
- a CDS encoding aminoglycoside phosphotransferase family protein, which produces MIAVPPRLAEFHATFGGAAGRRWIEDLPGIVERRLAAWELTVDGPVRHGMVALVLPVVRPGGEAAVVKFQRVDEETAGEAVALRSWAGQGAVRLLDEAPGEGTLLLERLDGGRSLADLPDAEEAVRIIAGLLARLHGCPAPPAVRRLGDVVAGMLDGVPASVVKLAEAADRERVRGWAAALRDVAGEPGDRLLHWDLHFENVLAGAREPWLAIDPKPLAGDPGFELLPALHNRWAEIAAQTDVDRAIRRRFDLMVEVLGLDRDRAVAWTLGRTLQNALWDIEDGETVVNPVQAAIAAAITR; this is translated from the coding sequence GTGATCGCCGTACCGCCGCGCTTGGCGGAGTTCCACGCCACGTTCGGCGGTGCGGCCGGCCGTCGATGGATCGAGGACCTGCCCGGCATCGTGGAGCGCAGGCTCGCGGCATGGGAGCTGACGGTCGACGGGCCGGTCCGGCACGGGATGGTCGCGCTGGTGCTGCCCGTCGTCCGACCGGGCGGCGAGGCTGCCGTGGTCAAGTTCCAGCGTGTCGACGAGGAGACCGCGGGTGAGGCGGTCGCGCTGCGGAGCTGGGCCGGTCAGGGAGCCGTGCGGCTGCTGGACGAGGCACCCGGCGAGGGGACGCTGCTGCTGGAGCGGCTCGACGGCGGCCGGTCGTTGGCCGACCTGCCCGATGCCGAGGAGGCGGTGCGGATCATCGCGGGGCTGCTGGCCCGGCTGCACGGGTGCCCGGCGCCGCCTGCGGTCCGGCGGCTCGGCGATGTGGTGGCGGGGATGCTGGACGGCGTACCGGCCTCGGTGGTGAAGCTGGCGGAGGCCGCGGACCGCGAGAGGGTGCGGGGTTGGGCCGCCGCGCTGCGCGACGTGGCGGGCGAGCCCGGTGACCGGCTGCTCCACTGGGACCTGCACTTCGAGAACGTGTTGGCCGGGGCCCGGGAGCCGTGGCTCGCGATCGACCCCAAGCCGCTCGCGGGCGACCCCGGCTTCGAGCTGCTGCCCGCGCTGCACAACCGGTGGGCGGAGATCGCGGCACAGACCGATGTGGACCGGGCCATCCGGCGCCGCTTCGACCTGATGGTCGAGGTGCTCGGGCTGGACCGGGACCGTGCCGTCGCCTGGACGCTGGGGCGCACCCTGCAGAACGCGCTCTGGGACATCGAGGACGGCGAGACCGTGGTCAACCCCGTCCAGGCCGCGATCGCGGCGGCGATCACGCGCTAG
- a CDS encoding DUF6300 family protein, translating into MSAVQVTVAGNRRCPRCAAKLCLTATIDQTGRAVALCPTCDAGNADAQRLLEYFTTNQTVLPQDRALVSEMLGRWLGSATRHEPAATLTERVTLADEAEAWWAARQRQQQPASA; encoded by the coding sequence ATGAGCGCCGTCCAGGTCACCGTCGCCGGCAATCGCCGTTGCCCCCGCTGTGCTGCCAAGCTGTGCCTCACCGCGACCATCGATCAAACGGGCCGGGCCGTCGCGCTCTGCCCGACGTGCGATGCGGGCAACGCCGACGCGCAGCGGCTGCTGGAATACTTCACCACCAACCAGACGGTGCTCCCGCAGGACCGGGCGCTCGTCTCCGAGATGCTCGGCCGCTGGCTCGGCTCGGCCACCCGCCACGAGCCCGCCGCGACCCTGACCGAGCGGGTCACTCTCGCCGACGAGGCCGAGGCCTGGTGGGCGGCGCGCCAGCGGCAGCAGCAGCCCGCCAGCGCGTGA